Proteins from one Megalopta genalis isolate 19385.01 chromosome 1, iyMegGena1_principal, whole genome shotgun sequence genomic window:
- the LOC117218067 gene encoding uncharacterized protein LOC117218067, whose protein sequence is MDYENYYDKKRNGYMVHFPNNKGIDESKILEMFSAYGPVLSMYSNSDTYGLHFVIYENVQDAVECIKAFRNSKDIKILPHKHKIKKISNDNKCRQKKDVDNILVTSEYDDHSSSVISRSSLKHLLHLKQMTKMRFCSSISSEISDQSSRIMDTSFHEDEVLACIHNKERKLNLAQEVIVANIDPSTRISDILYLLENYHPICSSFIMQIPNTEIRFCRTYFATSAEALSVEKKFDKYSLHGKILIVLKPETMTREALSM, encoded by the coding sequence ATGGATTACGAGAATTATTATGATAAAAAGCGTAATGGATATATGGTACATTTCCCGAATAATAAGGGAATCGATGAATCAAAGATTCTGGAAATGTTTTCTGCTTATGGACCTGTTTTGTCTATGTATAGCAACAGTGACACTTACGGTTTACATTTTGTGATATATGAAAATGTACAAGACGCCGTAGAATGTATAAAAGCCTTTAGAAACAGTAAAGATATTAAGATATTACCACATAaacacaaaattaaaaaaatttcaaaTGATAACAAGTGTAGACAGAAGAAAGATGTTGATAATATTTTAGTCACTTCGGAGTATGATGATCATAGTAGCTCCGTTATATCAAGATCATCTTTAAAACACCtattgcatttgaaacaaatgactaaAATGAGATTCTGCTCTTCAATATCTTCAGAAATCTCTGATCAGAGTTCCAGGATAATGGACACTTCGTTTCATGAAGATGAAGTTCTAGCTTGCATTCataataaagaaagaaagcTTAATTTAGCTCAAGAAGTAATTGTGGCTAACATTGACCCCAGTACACGTATATCTGACATATTGTATCTACTTGAAAACTATCATCCAATATGCTCATCCTTTATAATGCAAATACCAAACACCGAAATAAGATTCTGTCGAACTTACTTTGCGACAAGTGCGGAAGCATTATCTGTGGAAAAGAAATTTGATAAATATTCCTTGCACGGGAAGATTCTTATTGTTCTGAAACCCGAAACGATGACTAGGGAAGCTCTTTCTATGTAA
- the Surf6 gene encoding surfeit locus protein 6: MQLKMSKPFDKNLVRRLLVQENLFITNIFSKTPLPQSKIVSDENSKIVTHNVKTMSKVKGFPKVTGEVKRANTFEELHAKLEGLRNVKRLGYKDKQLKKSLKNKMKKMSKREERIMQRKMVKTEQNATGGPKIKKDDCDVPKIPKPKPVFNSEGKMVFSKFDFSEIGTKRKPKSAKDPKKILLQMKQKKEKLKEMEKSGEIEKAQEIREKQAWNSVLAKASGEKVKDDPELLKRSISRKEQKKMHSAKKWGSRLDNVQKGIRERQEKRQENIMKRKKEKKLNKLKKNAKKGRVTPGF; this comes from the exons ATGCAGTTGAAAATGTCAAAGCCATTTGACAAAAATTTAGTCAGACGACTACTGGTACAGGAGAACTTATTTATCACGAATATATTTTCAAAAACGCCTCTGCCTCAGTCGAAAATAG TTTCAGATGAAAACAGTAAAATAGTAACACATAATGTCAAAACCATGTCGAAAG TTAAAGGTTTTCCAAAAGTTACCGGAGAAGTGAAAAGAGCAAACACGTTCGAAGAGTTACACGCAAAACTCGAAGGTTTGAGAAATGTGAAAAGACTAGGTTACAAAGATAAACAGTTAAAGAAAAGTTTAAAAAacaaaatgaagaaaatgtCGAAAAGGGAAGAGCGTATAATGCAAAGAAAGATGGTAAAAACAGAGCAGAATGCAACCGGAGGGCCCAAAATAAAAAAGGATGACTGTGACGTACCAAAGATCCCAAAGCCAAAACCTGTATTCAATTCGGAAGGAAAAATGGTGTTCAGTAAGTTTGATTTTTCTGAAATTGGAACTAAAAGGAAACCCAAAAGTGCAAAGGATCCCAAGAagatattacttcaaatgaaaCAGAAAAAAGAGAAATTGAAGGAAATGGAGAAGTCAGGTGAGATAGAGAAAGCTCAAGAGATCAGAGAGAAGCAAGCGTGGAACTCTGTCTTAGCTAAAGCCAGTGGAGAAAAA GTGAAAGATGATCCCGAATTATTAAAACGTTCGATAAGTAGGAAGGAACAGAAAAAGATGCACAGTGCCAAGAAATGGGGATCAAGATTGGACAACGTCCAGAAAGGAATTCGAGAACGGCAGGAGAAGCGGCAAGAAAACATTATGAAaaggaagaaggagaagaaattgAACAAACTGAAAAAAAAtgctaaaaaaggacgggtgacGCCTggtttttaa